The proteins below are encoded in one region of Huiozyma naganishii CBS 8797 chromosome 7, complete genome:
- the KNAG0G00963 gene encoding uncharacterized protein (Ty like retrotransposon), translating to MKPQETSVCATCAISKSTVRKGSVSSSVYTAPLQLLQADLCGPFRYDNYVDGRYFLTIRDAYSRCYFALVLKDKSAATLAFTNWILEQENYFSTRGGYKVGTVRTDNGGEFNNTVLHDFLKRKGICHEYTIPHSSYQNGGVERAHRTIQEKVRYLFYAGRVPPYLWPEALSCAVYLINRLPVVSHNDMIPWSKWKTDWNKRVTLDHLRTFGCAAYATLPHTNRDGKLASTAISGVMVGYAENRKGYRIYHPASDKTYVSNQVTFDENLFPLANTDASHKAYDFGSSAIRGVPSYPSTSGRLTTSEPSCSNPLDNSLCWSLTGFIITRR from the coding sequence ATGAAGCCTCAGGAAACGTCGGTCTGCGCTACATGTGCCATTAGCAAGTCCACTGTGCGTAAAGGGAGTGTTTCTTCCTCCGTATACACCGCTCCTCTTCAGTTATTGCAGGCTGATCTGTGCGGGCCGTTCAGATATGACAACTATGTAGATGGCAGATACTTTTTAACTATCCGGGATGCTTATTCCCGCTGTTATTTTGCCCTCGTGCTAAAAGACAAGTCAGCCGCTACCTTGGCATTTACCAACTGGATCCTTGAGCAAGAAAACTATTTCTCTACTCGGGGCGGTTACAAGGTAGGAACTGTCCGTACCGACAATGGTGGCGAATTCAATAACACTGTTCTCCATGATTTTCTCAAACGAAAGGGAATATGCCACGAATACACGATTCCACATAGCAGTTACCAGAATGGGGGAGTTGAACGTGCCCATCGCACGATTCAAGAAAAGGTGCGATATCTGTTTTACGCTGGACGAGTACCGCCTTATCTATGGCCTGAGGCCCTATCCTGTGCTGTGTATCTTATCAACCGCCTGCCTGTTGTCAGTCATAATGATATGATCCCGTGGAGTAAATGGAAAACTGACTGGAATAAGCGGGTTACACTGGACCACCTAAGGACATTTGGATGCGCTGCGTATGCCACTCTTCCTCACACCAACCGTGATGGGAAGCTTGCGTCCACGGCCATCTCGGGTGTAATGGTAGGCTATGCTGAAAATCGTAAAGGGTATCGTATTTATCATCCCGCCAGTGATAAGACTTACGTCAGTAACCAGGTTACGTTTGACGAAAATCTTTTCCCGTTGGCCAACACCGATGCAAGCCACAAAGCCTATGACTTTGGCTCCAGCGCAATAAGAGGTGTCCCTTCCTATCCTTCTACCTCAGGAAGACTAACTACTTCTGAACCTTCGTGTTCAAACCCTTTAGACAATTCTCTGTGCTGGTCGCTGACgggattcatcatcacaaGGCGATAG
- the KNAG0G00966 gene encoding uncharacterized protein (Ty like retrotransposon), which yields MLDKGVSDEPQSSALVVQKHVASEQNNKRVCSYCGNRHSFFTCRKFKKEYPEVEFKFGNFQKLYGARKGQDQVSDYSAFIAYIGKKGDDLNSSDTWFIDSGCSNHIANSRSFFNSLSKSHKGKVQEFGNSIVIKGRGNGVACKHRVDNVDFVPESPANLLSVSQMTRRSGKNVLFTPEGAYLTSSSPHQLDDVDIIGKLHNGLYRFIPEEKVALWAMD from the coding sequence ATGCTAGACAAAGGGGTATCAGATGAACCCCAATCTTCTGCACTTGTGGTCCAGAAGCATGTAGCTTCTGAACAGAATAACAAGCGCGTATGTTCTTACTGTGGCAATCGTCACAGCTTCTTTACTTGCCGAAAGTTCAAAAAGGAGTATCCCGAGGTTGAGTTTAAATTCGGGAACTTCCAAAAACTGTACGGTGCAAGGAAGGGTCAAGACCAAGTGTCAGACTACTCCGCCTTTATCGCTTACATTGGCAAAAAGGGGGACGATCTAAACAGTTCTGACACATGGTTTATTGATAGTGGGTGCAGCAATCATATTGCGAACTCGCGGTCGTTTTTCAATTCCCTTTCTAAGTCACATAAAGGGAAAGTACAGGAATTTGGCAACTCAATAGTTATCAAGGGACGTGGGAACGGTGTCGCATGTAAACACCGCGTTGATAATGTCGATTTTGTGCCTGAATCTCCTGCTAACTTACTATCCGTGTCACAGATGACCCGTCGTTCGGGTAAGAATGTTTTATTCACTCCAGAGGGTGCGTACCTTACTTCTTCCTCCCCTCATCAGTTGGATGATGTGGATATTATTGGTAAGCTTCACAATGGTCTCTACCGGTTTATTCCGGAAGAAAAGGTCGCCTTGTGGGCTATGGACTGA
- the RQC2 gene encoding Rqc2p (similar to Saccharomyces cerevisiae YPL009C; ancestral locus Anc_8.75) gives MKQRLGALDIQLLVPELSTALESYRLNNIYNVADSSRQFLLKFNKPDSKINVVVDCGLKIYMTEFSRDIPPVPSGFVVKLRKHLKAKRLTALRQVLDDRIIVLQFADGKNYLVLEFFSAGNVILLDETRKILLVQRVVHEHQNRVGETYNMFDESLFSRTNIDHRMEHFEFDANTVRTWLDAELQNDVIPSASGPAGEGQKRKKRSIHRVLLGHVPYFLSDLLSKRLKEKEFDPAGLFTDFVEKTDTISEILKDVQQEYQELLTTTENCGYIVAKKNPNFEPSRDQEDLEYFFENFHPFKPFIKECERSILHVLKIEGTYNRTVDKFFSTLESSKYAMKIQNQETLAGKKLEEARSENGKRIQALIDVQSQNEQKGHLIITHAELVEDAKGAVQGLLDQQLDWNIIEKLIITEQKKGNKIAKAIKLPLKLKKNTIVLELPLEDNNDTEDDTELSEEVDSSDISSSELSSDEESDQGSTQHQHRKSNRIRALKPTTVSVDIKLDLSTYANASEYFMVKKHTVEKQKKVEQNLDKAMKNIETKVNKQLNSKLKESHKVLKRLRTPYFFEKYNWFISSEGHLVLMGKSDIETDQLYSKYITPDDIYVSNEFGSHVWIKNPKKTEVPPNTIMQAGIFAMAASVAWSKKLSSSPYFCSASNVSKFSANDNTVLPQGCYRLIDEREKVVLPPAQLVMGLGFFWKVKVDDASEESEDDEMEGDEENDVVAKLEEEIPATHQEKVTDDGGNSVADDLKDTTMGIEKEIEDMKVSADNDDKEEGSATGSSGSIPENMSVAETIVGDIKKNVRGKKGKLKKMQRKYRDQDENERLLKLEALGTLKGIEKQRKKEQEELQKEQERTYKKERRERQREQQTLQFTQKKKVKINYDKFEKELKSSLSNEDEILDIVPVFAPWPALAKFKYKVKLVPGSAKKTKAMTEMLHYFLNREVDTSCIDKLLDWPKEHEVIKTLTAQDLVIRLCVDKLNLLLPSSSKKKVRSSKGKASKHNSKKK, from the coding sequence ATGAAACAAAGACTGGGTGCGTTGGATATTCAATTGCTAGTCCCTGAACTGTCGACTGCTTTAGAATCATATCGGCTAAATAATATCTACAATGTTGCTGATTCCAGTAGGCAGTTCCTACTGAAGTTTAATAAGCCTGATTCCAAAATCAATGTGGTTGTCGATTGCGGTCTAAAAATTTATATGACTGAATTTTCTAGGGACATCCCTCCTGTACCATCCGGGTTTGTTGTCAAGTTGAGGAAACACTTAAAGGCAAAGAGACTGACGGCTTTGAGACAGGTGCTCGATGATAGGATTATAGTTTTACAGTTTGCAGACGGCAAAAATTACTTGGTTTTAGAGTTTTTCAGCGCTGGGAATGTTATCTTGTTGGACGAGACTCGGAAAATACTTTTGGTACAAAGGGTTGTCCATGAGCACCAAAATAGAGTTGGGGAGACATATAATATGTTTGATGAATCTCTGTTTTCTCGCACAAATATCGATCACAGAATGGAGCATTTTGAATTCGATGCTAATACTGTGAGAACGTGGTTAGATGCCGAACTGCAAAACGATGTTATTCCTAGCGCTAGTGGCCCGGCAGGTGAGGGGCAAAAGCGTAAAAAAAGATCTATCCACAGAGTGTTATTGGGTCATGTCCCGTATTTCTTATCCGATCTTTTGTCGAAGCGgttgaaagagaaagaattTGATCCGGCAGGGTTGTTTACtgattttgttgaaaagaCTGATACGATTTCCGAGATTCTGAAAGACGTTCAACAAGAATATCAGGAACTGTTGACCACAACAGAAAATTGTGGCTATATTGTGGCAAAGAAGAATCCCAATTTTGAACCTTCTAGAGATCAGGAAGACTtagaatatttttttgaaaattttcaccCCTTCAAACCGTTTATAAAGGAATGCGAGAGGTCCATTTTACACGTCCTTAAAATTGAAGGTACTTATAATCGGACAGTCgataaatttttttccactttaGAATCGTCGAAGTATGCCATGAAAATTCAAAATCAAGAGACGTTAGCTGGAAAAAAGCTAGAGGAGGCAAGGTCtgaaaatggaaaaagaaTCCAGGCCCTAATTGACGTACAGTCCCAAAATGAGCAAAAGGGTCACTTGATTATTACGCATGCAGAATTGGTTGAAGATGCCAAAGGGGCAGTACAAGGGCTTTTGGATCAACAGCTTGATTGGAATattattgaaaaactgATAATCACTGAACAGAAGAAGGGAAACAAAATTGCTAAAGCCATCAAACTCCccttgaaattgaaaaagaataCAATCGTCTTGGAGCTTCCTTTAGAAGATAATAATGACACCGAGGATGACACCGAGTTGTCGGAAGAAGTTGATAGCTCTGACATATCCAGTTCGGAGCTTTCGAGCGACGAAGAAAGTGACCAGGGATCTACACAGCATCAGCATAGGAAATCCAATAGAATTCGAGCTCTTAAACCTACAACTGTTTCAGTTGACATCAAATTGGACCTTTCGACTTATGCTAACGCCTCTGAGTACTTCATGGTGAAAAAGCATACCGTTGAAAAGCAAAAGAAAGTCGAACAAAACCTTGACAAGGCGATGAAAAACATCGAAACCAAAGTTAACaaacaattgaacagtAAACTGAAGGAAAGCCATAAAGTTTTGAAGCGATTGAGAACGCCATACTTTTTTGAGAAATATAATTGGTTTATTTCAAGCGAAGGCCATTTGGTTCTCATGGGTAAGAGCGATATTGAGACCGACCAACTTTACAGCAAGTACATTACCCCTGACGATATCTATGTCTCTAATGAGTTTGGTTCCCATGTATGGATTAAAAATCCAAAGAAGACTGAAGTTCCTCCAAATACCATTATGCAAGCAGGGATTTTTGCTATGGCAGCAAGCGTAGCGTGGTCAAAGAAACTATCATCCTCTCCGTATTTTTGCTCGGCATCGAACGTTAGTAAATTCAGTGCCAATGATAACACTGTCCTTCCCCAAGGCTGTTACCGTTTGATAGACGAACGGGAGAaagttgttcttcctcctGCTCAGCTTGTAATGGGTTTGGGGTTTTTCTGGAAAGTGAAAGTGGATGATGCATccgaagaaagtgaagatgatgaaatgGAAGGGGATGAAGAGAATGATGTGGTCGCTAAATTAGAGGAAGAAATACCTGCCACACACCAAGAAAAAGTCACCGACGACGGAGGTAATTCGGTCGCTGatgatttgaaggatacCACCATGGGAATTGAGAAAGAGATTGAAGATATGAAAGTCTCAGCTGACAACGAtgataaagaagaagggtCAGCGACAGGTAGTTCCGGTTCGATCCCAGAGAATATGAGTGTTGCTGAGACAATCGTTGGAGACATAAAAAAGAATGTGCGCGGTAAAAAGGGGAAGCTAAAGAAGATGCAAAGGAAATACCGCGATCAGGATGAAAATGAAAGGCTTTTGAAACTTGAGGCTTTGGGGACCCTAAAGGGAATTGAAAAGcagagaaagaaggaaCAGGAGGAGctccaaaaagaacaagaaagaaCATATAAAAAGGAACGGCGGGAAAGACAAAGGGAACAGCAGACTCTGCAATTTacacaaaagaaaaaggtGAAGATCAACTACGACAAGTTCGAGAAGGAACTAAAAAGTAGCTTGAGTAACGAAGATGAGATACTGGATATTGTACCTGTCTTTGCTCCTTGGCCCGCTCTAGCAAAATTCAAATACAAGGTTAAACTTGTACCCGGGAGCGCTAAGAAGACCAAAGCAATGACTGAAATGTTGCACTATTTTTTGAATAGAGAAGTTGATACATCATGCATCGACAAGTTGTTAGACTGGCCCAAAGAACATGAAGtaatcaaaactttgacTGCGCAAGATTTGGTTATTCGTTTATGTGTTGATAAATTAAACTTATTGCTGCCTAGCTCcagcaagaaaaaagttaGAAGTTCGAAAGGTAAGGCTAGCAAACacaattcaaagaaaaaatga
- the PMI40 gene encoding mannose-6-phosphate isomerase PMI40 (similar to Saccharomyces cerevisiae PMI40 (YER003C); ancestral locus Anc_7.147) has protein sequence MHEKLFRIDATYQQYEWGKMGSSSAVAQYAAHSDKNVKIDDTKPYAELWMGTHLKGPCTTRPGNELLNDVIAKDPTTMLGKDIIEKFQSKSELPFLFKVLSIKKVLSIQAHPDKKLARILHAQDPKNYPDDNHKPEMAIAVTDFEGFCGFKPLEEIAEELSRLPEFRKLVGEDVAERFVKGIKANAVEGSKDDVANRKLLQELFGKVMSASDEAVAEQGAALIERAKRSPADFTQCDLPELLVRLNDQFPGDVGLYCGGLLLNHCRLKAGEAIFLKAKDPHAYISGDIMECMAASDNVVRAGFTPKFKDVENLVEMLTYNYGTVDDQKMKPEGFERSSGAGESILYDPPIEEFAVLETTFKKSTGVRHFEPLKGPSILITTKGHGQVSTEGTKLQAEPGFVFFIAPNTAIDLEANDQDFTTYRAFVEAN, from the exons ATGCACGAAAAACTCTTTAGAATTGATGCGA CCTACCAACAATATGAATGGGGTAAGATgggttcctcctctgctgTCGCGCAATACGCTGCTCACTCTGACAAAAACGTCAAAATCGATGACACGAAACCTTATGCCGAATTGTGGATGGGTACCCACTTGAAGGGCCCATGTACCACACGCCCAGGTAACGAACTTTTGAATGACGTAATTGCCAAAGATCCAACAACTATGCTCGGTAAAGATATCATTGAAAAGTTCCAGAGCAAAAGTGAGTTGCCATTCCTGTTCAAAGTTCTATCGATAAAGAAGGTTCTATCCATCCAGGCCCATCCTGACAAGAAATTGGCCAGGATATTACATGCACAGGATCCAAAGAACTACCCAGACGACAACCACAAACCGGAAATGGCAATTGCCGTAACCGATTTTGAAGGGTTCTGCGGGTTTAAGCCACTGGAAGAGATCGCGGAAGAGTTGAGTCGCTTGCCTGAATTCAGAAAGCTTGTTGGTGAAGATGTAGCGGAAAGATTCGTCAAGGGCATTAAAGCTAATGCCGTTGAAGGCTCAAAAGATGACGTCGCCAACAGGAAGCTGCTACAGGAGCTCTTTGGTAAAGTCATGAGTGCCTCGGACGAAGCGGTTGCTGAGCAAGGTGCAGCTCTAATTGAGAGGGCCAAGCGTAGCCCAGCTGACTTTACTCAATGCGACCTACCAGAATTGCTTGTTCGGTTAAACGATCAATTTCCAGGGGATGTTGGTCTTTATTGCGGTGGTCTTCTACTAAACCACTGTAGATTAAAGGCTGGAGAAGCGATCTTCCTAAAAGCGAAGGATCCTCATGCTTACATAAGCGGTGACATTATGGAGTGTATGGCCGCATCTGACAACGTTGTCAGAGCAGGGTTCACTCCAAAATTCAAGGATGTTGAGAATCTTGTTGAAATGTTAACTTACAACTATGGTACCGTAGATGACCAAAAGATGAAGCCCGAGGGATTTGAGAGatcatctggtgctggtgAATCCATACTGTATGACCCACCTATCGAAGAGTTTGCTGTTTTGGAAACTACATTTAAGAAATCTACAGGTGTCAGACATTTTGAACCTTTGAAGGGTCCAAGTATTTTGATTACCACCAAGGGCCATGGTCAAGTTTCCACAGAAGGTACTAAATTGCAAGCCGAACCAGGGTTTGTATTCTTTATTGCTCCAAATACTGCAATCGATTTGGAGGCCAACGATCAAGATTTCACCACCTACAGGGCCTTTGTCGAAGCAAACTAG
- the NOP16 gene encoding Nop16p (similar to Saccharomyces cerevisiae NOP16 (YER002W); ancestral locus Anc_7.146), which yields MGSVRRRKLARSSIGKATRRTKDRQRKINIKSNPIIEAHWDHSLTLAQNYKKLGLRAKLQTPAGGQEADFSKIIKKEPSIKKSVFDEDDESDEDHADQLKGSESKEEIDESTFSPENIPEGEARIERDSEGNVIRIIYGAKKAFNIDADVNEMKQKVDDESAKTEAVKELERFADRPLVVKKRVMSKREDEWLEKLYKKHGSDYRKMFFDKLNVYQQSQTDLKRRVLKWKKAHGIED from the coding sequence ATGGGTTCTgtaagaagaagaaagctGGCAAGATCCTCCATTGGTAAAGCTACGAGGCGGACGAAAGACAGACAAAGAAAGATAAATATTAAGTCAAATCCCATCATCGAAGCCCATTGGGATCACTCCCTTACTTTGGCGCAAAATTATAAGAAGCTAGGACTCAGGGCCAAACTCCAGACGCCGGCCGGTGGTCAGGAGGCAgacttttccaaaattatCAAAAAAGAGCCCAGCATTAAGAAATCCGTTttcgatgaagatgatgaaagTGACGAGGATCATGCAGATCAATTAAAAGGAAGCGAGTCGAAGGAGGAAATAGACGAGAGCACTTTTAGTCCAGAGAATATTCCTGAAGGTGAGGCCAGAATAGAACGTGATTCAGAAGGGAACGTAATCAGAATTATATATGGGGCCAAGAAAGCTTTCAATATTGATGCTGACGTCAATGAAATGAAGCAGAAGGTTGACGACGAGTCCGCAAAGACAGAGGCGGTAAAGGAACTGGAGCGGTTTGCTGATCGTCCTCTTGttgtcaaaaaaagagtaaTGAGTAAAAGAGAGGACGAGTGGTTAGaaaaactgtacaagaagCATGGAAGCGATTACAGgaaaatgttttttgaCAAGCTAAATGTCTACCAACAGTCACAAACCGACCTGAAAAGGAGAGTTCTGAAGTGGAAGAAAGCGCATGGTATCGAGGATTAG
- the SGN1 gene encoding Sgn1p (similar to Saccharomyces cerevisiae SGN1 (YIR001C); ancestral locus Anc_7.145), translating into MPKSQNGTGSDLPDTLQFKISNFATANNQSLAIQRAEADTRSIFVRGLSPETGPEVIEDHFKACGPISRITLFSQKRKRNTIGYAYIEFEAVQGRANALDLNNSILNGYSITVKKKRTNVKSNDRKELQQG; encoded by the coding sequence ATGCCTAAATCACAGAATGGAACGGGGTCTGATCTTCCGGACACTTTGCAATTCAAAATAAGCAACTTCGCAACTGCAAATAATCAAAGTCTTGCCATTCAACGAGCTGAGGCAGACACTAGATCGATATTTGTCAGGGGACTTAGCCCTGAAACAGGACCTGAAGTGATTGAGGATCATTTCAAAGCATGCGGGCCTATATCTAGAATTACACTATTTAGTCAAAAGCGGAAACGCAATACAATTGGTTATGCGTatattgaatttgaagcGGTACAGGGGAGAGCTAACGCGTTGGATTTGAATAATTCTATACTCAATGGATACTCTATAACcgtgaaaaaaaagagaacgAATGTTAAGTCAAATGATCGGAAAGAATTACAACAGGGATAA
- the KNAG0G01010 gene encoding uncharacterized protein (similar to Saccharomyces cerevisiae YIL001W; ancestral locus Anc_7.143), whose translation MDKNFNTLCHACRTGDLESADRMISTGVDLNQVDKFDNSPLFLASLCGHEKVVKLLLRSGALCDRDRQEGARCIYGALTDSIRDILLSYDISKATDMNQPFAMHLSSLLVAPAIVTYDMELNVAQGHLPAHKFMLQARCPILNDNRGYDVQEMFGNWFDLDVDVRASHVLELFLKFIYLVPILHTITAEDYDYLIKIAQKLEMNMFAEFMNKVRHVADPSEKSSMMISYQHKFTNLAKEQLKHFVDKYIIDSAVLLTGEEKSIKEISSCSFSQHTYPDVLLSVKNHENELKIYPCHLAVLMRADYFKVIFTDKFSETVAYQESKENRGDGCPYPILELPTFDLFVVEIMLRYLYFDEANIPWQYAMEVIKLGDFILADRLKSMAATVVTQSPKVLERYTIFQILYFAWETRLERLEHFAAKQVAGEIRALKRSKSFREAIVKSAQRISSREETDTIEFVDDIRFYLLEKYRLESDDIWFLEEETDQQFLKESGLLDYQYDVSLLNDILQELGLEA comes from the coding sequence ATGGACAAGAACTTCAACACCTTATGCCATGCATGTCGTACTGGTGACTTGGAAAGTGCGGATCGTATGATCTCTACAGGTGTGGATTTAAATCAAGTGGATAAATTTGATAACTCACCTCTTTTTTTAGCTAGTTTATGTGGACATGAAAAGGTGGTTAAACTACTCCTGCGGAGTGGCGCGTTATGTGATAGAGATAGACAGGAAGGTGCTCGATGCATATACGGTGCACTAACAGACTCTATACGAGATATTTTGTTAAGTTATGATATCTCCAAGGCTACTGATATGAATCAACCGTTTGCAATGCATTTGTCGTCGTTGCTTGTTGCACCGGCAATCGTCACCTATGATATGGAACTCAACGTGGCGCAAGGCCATTTACCAGCCCACAAATTCATGCTTCAAGCGCGGTGCCCCATTCTAAATGATAACAGGGGCTACGACGTTCAAGAAATGTTTGGAAATTGGTTTGACTTAGACGTTGATGTGCGAGCCTCCCATGTTTTAGAGCTTTTTCTAAAGTTTATATACTTGGTTCCTATACTCCATACGATCACAGCGGAAGATTACGATTATCTGATAAAAATAGCACAAAAGTTGGAGATGAATATGTTTGCTGAGTTCATGAATAAAGTCCGACATGTTGCCGATCCCTCGGAAAAGTCAAgtatgatgatatcttacCAGCATAAATTTACCAATCTGgcaaaagaacaactgAAGCATTTTGTCGACAAATACATTATTGACAGTGCAGTTCTTCTTACcggagaagaaaaaagtaTCAAAGAGATATCCAGCTGCTCATTCTCACAACACACCTATCCCGACGTATTGCTATCTGTGAAGAATCATGAAAACGAGCTCAAAATTTACCCATGCCACTTAGCTGTATTGATGAGGGCAGATTATTTCAAGGTTATATTTACTGATAAGTTTTCTGAAACTGTGGCATATCAGGAAAGTAAAGAAAACCGGGGAGATGGCTGTCCTTACCCAATATTGGAACTGCCGACGTTCGATCTTTTTGTGGTTGAAATTATGCTGCGCTACCTATACTTCGACGAAGCAAATATACCGTGGCAATATGCTATGGAAGTCATCAAACTGGGTGATTTCATATTGGCAGATCGGTTAAAGTCAATGGCGGCCACCGTTGTGACACAATCACCTAAAGTGCTAGAGAGATACACAATCTTTCAGATCCTGTATTTTGCCTGGGAAACCCGACTAGAGAGGTTGGAGCACTTTGCAGCGAAACAAGTGGCAGGTGAAATCAGGGCTCTAAAGAGGAGTAAAAGTTTTCGCGAGGCTATTGTAAAAAGTGCCCAAAGAATATCATCCCGTGAGGAAACAGACACCATAGAATTTGTGGATGATATCAGGTTCTATCTGCTGGAGAAATATAGGCTTGAATCAGATGATATCTGGTTTTTAGAGGAAGAGACAGATCaacaatttttgaaagaaagtGGCCTTTTGGATTATCAGTACGATGTCTCTTTGCTAAACGacattcttcaagaacttggaTTGGAGGCATAA
- the DOT5 gene encoding thioredoxin peroxidase DOT5 (similar to Saccharomyces cerevisiae DOT5 (YIL010W); ancestral locus Anc_7.126) has protein sequence MVELRKSARVANIKKQTTLTTPATSNKIVKKTSNAASHKKVKIVAETEDKPLVDAKVLEIGDEIPDLTLVDQEGELVSLTEVASNNKILVIFAYPRASTPGCTRQACGFRDNYAELKKHAAVYGLSADTVASQKKFQTKQNLPYNLLSDPKREFIGVLGAKKTSQSGIIRSYWIFFNGKLRIKKIKVSPEASVAESKAEVLELVKEL, from the coding sequence ATGGTTGAATTGCGCAAGTCTGCAAGAGTGGCTAATATCAAAAAGCAAACTACACTTACAACTCCAGCAACGAGTAACAAAATCGTCAAGAAAACGAGCAATGCAGCCAGCCATAAGAAGGTAAAAATTGTTGCTGAAACTGAGGATAAGCCGTTGGTCGACGCTAAAGTATTGGAAATCGGGGACGAAATTCCCGACTTAACGTTGGTAGATCAAGAGGGAGAGCTTGTGTCGTTGACAGAGGTTGCTTCTAATAATAAAATTCTTGTCATCTTTGCCTACCCAAGAGCCTCAACGCCGGGATGTACACGCCAGGCCTGTGGGTTCCGCGATAATTACgcagaattgaagaaacacgCTGCTGTGTACGGTTTGAGTGCAGACACTGTAGCCagtcaaaaaaaattccaAACTAAGCAGAATTTACCTTACAATTTGTTGAGTGATCCTAAAAGAGAGTTTATTGGAGTATTAGGTGCAAAGAAGACTTCCCAGTCCGGAATAATCAGATCTTATTGGATCTTTTTTAATGGAAAACTAAGaataaagaaaataaaagtcTCTCCCGAGGCCAGCGTTGCAGAAAGTAAAGCAGAAGTTTTAGAGCTAGTGAAAGAGCTGTAG
- the TIR3 gene encoding Tir3p (similar to Saccharomyces cerevisiae TIR3 (YIL011W)), producing MSIAKISALLATVASLAAAINDYEVAEFNAILVDVKANLMQYISLAENNPDFTLPDGVLDVYTQLTTYTDESYTSLFTAIDFDQVTTVMHQVPWYSSRLIPIMSSYMAAHSITETADPAVNGAATTGADSATASATASAVSSAASSAASSVSSEESSSRASSSSVASSAASSSSSAASSAASSVSSAASSAASSVSSAASSSSRASSSRAAAANVNAFSAGVGAVVAGAAALLL from the coding sequence ATGTCTATCGCTAAAATCTCTGCTCTTCTAGCCACCGTTGCCTCTTTGGCCGCTGCCATCAACGATTACGAAGTCGCTGAATTTAACGCCATTTTGGTCGATGTCAAGGCCAACTTGATGCAATACATATCGTTGGCTGAAAACAACCCAGACTTCACCCTTCCAGACGGTGTTTTGGACGTCTACACTCAATTGACCACCTACACTGACGAGTCTTACACCTCTCTATTCACTGCCATCGACTTTGACCAAGTTACCACCGTCATGCACCAAGTCCCATGGTACTCCAGCAGATTGATCCCAATCATGTCTTCTTACATGGCTGCTCACAGTATCACTGAAACTGCCGACCCAGCTGTTAATGGCGCTGCCACCACTGGTGCCGACTCTGCCACCGCCTCTGCCACCGCCTCCGCAGTTTCTTCTGCCGCTTCTTCCGCTGCTTCCTCCGTCTCTTCTGAAGAATCTTCTTCTagagcttcttcttcttctgttgcCTCATccgctgcttcttcttcttcttctgctgccTCCTCCGCTGCTTCTTCTGTGTCTTCTGCTGCCTCCTCCGCTGCTTCTTCAGTGTCTTCAGCTgcttcttcctcttctagagcttcttcttctagAGCTGCTGCCGCCAACGTCAACGCCTTTTCCGCTGGTGTCGGTGCTGTCGTCGCTGGTGCCGCTgctttgttgttgtaa